In the genome of Neisseria lactamica, the window AATAAGAGGCTACTAAATCAGGATGTTGATTTAGGTAATATAAGGATTCTTTTTCTAAGTCCTTAAACCGACTGTCAAAGCGTTGGTCTTGGGTAAATTCGATAATGCGTCCTATATTTTTGACGACATTCGGTAATTCTTCCTGTGGAACTGCATTCATGTTTGACTTGCTCTTTTATGACGGAATAAATTTTACGGGCTGTCTGTTCATCCCGTTTTAAGGCTTCCGATGTCAGATAGAGGTTGTTTTCCACCGCATTCTGCCCGACCGCCCCTCCGGTTTGCGCCTCTGCCGGCGTGCCGCCCACGGCCGCGCCCGTCAGCGATGCAATCACCCCGATCTTCGATTTGATTTCTTCTTTGATATGTCCGGCAGCAGGTTGGCATTGAACTCGCCTGTTTGCGGATCGATTGCGGTTTTACC includes:
- a CDS encoding VENN motif pre-toxin domain-containing protein, coding for MIASLTGAAVGGTPAEAQTGGAVGQNAVENNLYLTSEALKRDEQTARKIYSVIKEQVKHECSSTGRITECRQKYRTHYRIYPRPTL